The following proteins are co-located in the Vigna angularis cultivar LongXiaoDou No.4 chromosome 2, ASM1680809v1, whole genome shotgun sequence genome:
- the LOC108347981 gene encoding ETO1-like protein 1 isoform X2, producing the protein MRSFFPAESCKETHPNTLNPQSWLQIERGKLPKLSSYPSSASIESLVKVPQPAVRPFYKPADYVEVLAQIHEELESCPPQERSNLFLLQYQVFRGLGEVKLMRRSLQGAWQKANTVHEKIIFGAWLKYEKQEEELIADLLANCGKCAKEFAPVDIASHLPFDVNVSSVGRMTNENCISQNVTFTIGDEEIVCDRQKISELSAPFNAMLKGYFSESRAETIDLSENNISPFGMKAISIFSLTGGLIEVPPNLLLEILAFANKYCCERLKDACDRRLASLVSSKEDAVELMEYALDENSTVLAASCLQVLLRDLPNCLNDSRVVEIFVHANKQQLAVMVGPGIFALFCFLSEVSMNLNSCSDKTVHILERLVEFAENDKQRILALHQLGCVRLLRKEYDEARLLFEGAVNAGHIYSVAGLARLDFIKGDKFLSYELLSSVISSVTPLGWMYQERSLYCDSDKRWDDLEKASNLDPTLAYPYMYRAASLMSTQNAQAALAEINRILGFKLSLECLEIRFFTHLTLEDYKAALCDVQTILTLRSDYRMFEGRVAASQLCTLVREHVERWTTADCWARLYDCWSAVDDIGSLSVIYQMLESDAAKGILYFRQSLLLLRLNCPEAAMRSLQLAQQHASSEHERLVYEGWILYDTGHYEEGLQKAEESISIKRSFEAFFLKAYALADSSVDPSCSPIVISLLEDALKCPSDNLRKGTEQSWKCLC; encoded by the exons ATGAGGAGTTTCTTCCCTGCAGAATCCTGTAAAGAGACGCATCCAAATACTTTGAATCCTCAGTCTTGGCTTCAAATTGAAAGAGGGAAACTTCCCAAGTTGTCATCGTACCCTTCCTCTGCCTCAAT AGAATCTCTGGTCAAGGTCCCTCAGCCAGCTGTACGGCCTTTCTATAAGCCTGCTGATTATGTGGAAGTTTTGGCGCAAATCCATGAAGAGCTCGAGTCTTGTCCTCCACAAGAGCGGTCGAATCTGTTTTTGTTACAATACCAGGTCTTTAGGGGCCTTGGGGAAGTTAAACTGATGCGTAGAAGCCTTCAGGGAGCTTGGCAGAAAGCCAACACTGTTCATGAGAAGATTATATTTGGGGCATGGTTGAAATATGAGAAGCAAGAGGAAGAACTAATAGCCGACTTGCTTGCCAATTGTGGTAAATGTGCGAAGGAGTTTGCACCTGTAGATATAGCATCTCATCTTCCATTTGATGTAAATGTAAGTTCTGTGGGGAGAATGACCAATGAGAACTGCATTTCTCAAAATGTTACTTTTACAATTGGCGATGAAGAGATAGTTTGTGATAGACAAAAAATTTCTGAACTTTCGGCACCATTTAATGCTATGCTAAAGGGGTATTTCAGCGAATCACGTGCTGAGACTATAGATTTGTCTGAAAATAATATCTCTCCATTTGGTATGAAGGCAATAAGTATTTTCAGTTTGACTGGCGGTTTGATTGAGGTCCCCCCAAATCTTTTATTGGAGATATTAGCTTTTGCAAATAAGTATTGTTGTGAAAGACTTAAAGATGCTTGTGATAGAAGACTTGCATCCTTGGTTTCCTCCAAAGAAGATGCTGTAGAGCTCATGGAATATGCTCTTGATGAGAATTCAACTGTACTTGCTGCATCCTGTTTACAAGTACTTTTGCGTGATCTTCCAAACTGTTTGAATGACAGTCGGGTAGTAGAGATATTTGTTCATGCTAATAAGCAGCAGCTAGCAGTAATGGTTGGGCCAGGTATATTTGCACTTTTCTGTTTCTTAAGTGAAGTTTCTATGAACCTTAATTCTTGTTCCGACAAAACAGTTCATATCCTGGAACGGTTAGTTGAGTTTGCTGAGAATGACAAACAGAGAATCCTGGCTTTACATCAATTGGGATGTGTAAGACTCTTACGGAAAGAATATGATGAAGCACGTCTTCTTTTTGAAGGGGCCGTAAACGCAGGCCATATATATTCTGTGGCAGGTTTAGCTAGGCTTGACTTTATAAAGGGCGACAAGTTTTTATCTTATGAGCTGCTGAGCTCGGTCATTTCATCTGTTACTCCACTTGGATGGATGTATCAGGAAAGGTCATTATACTGTGACAGTGACAAAAGGTGGGATGACCTTGAGAAAGCAAGTAATTTGGATCCTACACTTGCATATCCTTACATGTACAGGGCTGCCTCTTTGATGAGTACGCAGAATGCTCAAGCTGCACTAGCAGAAATCAATAGGATTCTTGGGTTCAAACTTTCACTAGAATGCTTAGAAATACGATTTTTTACCCATCTGACTCTTGAGGACTACAAAGCAGCTCTATGTGATGTTCAAACAATTCTTACTTTACGTTCAGATTATAGAATGTTTGAGGGACGTGTTGCTGCATCCCAACTCTGCACACTTGTGCGTGAGCATGTTGAACGTTGGACAACTGCTGATTGTTGGGCTCGGTTATATGACTGTTGGTCTGCAGTTGATGATATTGGGTCTCTGTCTGTTATATACCAGATGCTTGAATCTGATGCGGCAAAAGGTATTCTGTACTTCAGACAGTCATTGCTTCTCCTCAG GTTGAACTGTCCTGAGGCTGCTATGCGGAGTTTACAGTTAGCTCAGCAACATGCATCAAGCGAGCATGAACGACTTGTATATGAGGGGTGGATCTTATATGATACAGGTCATTATGAGGAAGGACTCCAGAAAGCAGAGGAGTCTATTAGTATCAAAAGATCTTTTGAGGCATTTTTCCTGAAGGCCTATGCATTGGCTGACTCTAGCGTAGATCCATCATGCTCACCGATTGTTATCTCACTTCTGGAAGATGCCTTGAAGTGTCCTTCAGATAATCTGCGCAAAG GCACTGAACAATCTTGGAAGTGTTTATGTTGA
- the LOC108347919 gene encoding protein LIFEGUARD 2 codes for MFMKRDVESGGGGDRPLYPNMLENPQYRWSFIRKVYCILTFQLLLTVAVAAVVVFVRPIPHFIVSTTPGLVLYCVLIFIPFITLCPLYYYHQKHPLNYFLLFIFTVTMAFAVGLTCAFTSGKIILESVILTAVVVISLTIYTFIAARRGHDFNFLGPFLFGALLILIAFSLIQILFPLGKLSLMIYGGLASLIFCGYIIYDTDNLIKRFSYDQYIWASVSLYLDVINLFLSLLTLGRAASS; via the exons ATGTTCATGAAAAGAGACGTTGAGAGCGGTGGTGGAGGTGACAGACCCCTCTACCCCAACATGCTCGAGAATCCTCAATATCGTTGGTCCTTCATACGCAAGGTTTACTGCATCCTCACCTTCCAATTGCTTCTCACCGTCGCCGTCGCCGCCGTTGTTGTCTTCGTCCGCCCCATCCCCCACTTCATCGTTTCCACCACCCCAGGCCTTGTTCTCTACTGTGTCCTCATCTTCATTCCTTTTATCA CGTTGTGCCCTCTTTACTATTACCACCAGAAACACCCTCtcaattatttccttctcttcATTTTTACCGTTACCATGGCCTTTGCCGTTGGACTGACTTGCGCTTTTACTAGCG GGAAAATTATTCTGGAGTCTGTGATATTGACTGCAGTGGTGGTGATCAGCCTAACTATCTACACCTTTATTGCCGCAAGGAGAGGCCATGATTTCAACTTTTTGGGCCCATTCTTGTTTGGAGCCTTGCTAATTCTTATTGCCTTTTCCCTGATACAG ATTCTATTTCCATTGGGTAAGCTTTCATTGATGATCTACGGGGGCCTGGCATCACTTATATTTTGTGGCTACATCATATATGACACAGACAACCTCATAAAGAGGTTCTCCTACGATCAGTACATATGGGCTTCGGTATCCTTGTATTTAGACGTCATCAACCTCTTCCTTTCTCTGCTTACTCTCGGTAGAGCTGCTTCTAGCTAA
- the LOC108347981 gene encoding ETO1-like protein 1 isoform X1, with product MRSFFPAESCKETHPNTLNPQSWLQIERGKLPKLSSYPSSASIESLVKVPQPAVRPFYKPADYVEVLAQIHEELESCPPQERSNLFLLQYQVFRGLGEVKLMRRSLQGAWQKANTVHEKIIFGAWLKYEKQEEELIADLLANCGKCAKEFAPVDIASHLPFDVNVSSVGRMTNENCISQNVTFTIGDEEIVCDRQKISELSAPFNAMLKGYFSESRAETIDLSENNISPFGMKAISIFSLTGGLIEVPPNLLLEILAFANKYCCERLKDACDRRLASLVSSKEDAVELMEYALDENSTVLAASCLQVLLRDLPNCLNDSRVVEIFVHANKQQLAVMVGPGIFALFCFLSEVSMNLNSCSDKTVHILERLVEFAENDKQRILALHQLGCVRLLRKEYDEARLLFEGAVNAGHIYSVAGLARLDFIKGDKFLSYELLSSVISSVTPLGWMYQERSLYCDSDKRWDDLEKASNLDPTLAYPYMYRAASLMSTQNAQAALAEINRILGFKLSLECLEIRFFTHLTLEDYKAALCDVQTILTLRSDYRMFEGRVAASQLCTLVREHVERWTTADCWARLYDCWSAVDDIGSLSVIYQMLESDAAKGILYFRQSLLLLRLNCPEAAMRSLQLAQQHASSEHERLVYEGWILYDTGHYEEGLQKAEESISIKRSFEAFFLKAYALADSSVDPSCSPIVISLLEDALKCPSDNLRKGQALNNLGSVYVDCGKLDLAADCYINALKIRHTRAHHGLARVHCLKNDKAAAYMEMTELIKKAKNNASAYEKRSEYCDREQAKADLEMVTRLDPLRVYPYRYRAAVLMDNHKEEEAIAELSRAIAFKADLHLLHLRAAFHEHKEDVLGALRDCRAALSVDPNHQEMLELHNRVNRHEP from the exons ATGAGGAGTTTCTTCCCTGCAGAATCCTGTAAAGAGACGCATCCAAATACTTTGAATCCTCAGTCTTGGCTTCAAATTGAAAGAGGGAAACTTCCCAAGTTGTCATCGTACCCTTCCTCTGCCTCAAT AGAATCTCTGGTCAAGGTCCCTCAGCCAGCTGTACGGCCTTTCTATAAGCCTGCTGATTATGTGGAAGTTTTGGCGCAAATCCATGAAGAGCTCGAGTCTTGTCCTCCACAAGAGCGGTCGAATCTGTTTTTGTTACAATACCAGGTCTTTAGGGGCCTTGGGGAAGTTAAACTGATGCGTAGAAGCCTTCAGGGAGCTTGGCAGAAAGCCAACACTGTTCATGAGAAGATTATATTTGGGGCATGGTTGAAATATGAGAAGCAAGAGGAAGAACTAATAGCCGACTTGCTTGCCAATTGTGGTAAATGTGCGAAGGAGTTTGCACCTGTAGATATAGCATCTCATCTTCCATTTGATGTAAATGTAAGTTCTGTGGGGAGAATGACCAATGAGAACTGCATTTCTCAAAATGTTACTTTTACAATTGGCGATGAAGAGATAGTTTGTGATAGACAAAAAATTTCTGAACTTTCGGCACCATTTAATGCTATGCTAAAGGGGTATTTCAGCGAATCACGTGCTGAGACTATAGATTTGTCTGAAAATAATATCTCTCCATTTGGTATGAAGGCAATAAGTATTTTCAGTTTGACTGGCGGTTTGATTGAGGTCCCCCCAAATCTTTTATTGGAGATATTAGCTTTTGCAAATAAGTATTGTTGTGAAAGACTTAAAGATGCTTGTGATAGAAGACTTGCATCCTTGGTTTCCTCCAAAGAAGATGCTGTAGAGCTCATGGAATATGCTCTTGATGAGAATTCAACTGTACTTGCTGCATCCTGTTTACAAGTACTTTTGCGTGATCTTCCAAACTGTTTGAATGACAGTCGGGTAGTAGAGATATTTGTTCATGCTAATAAGCAGCAGCTAGCAGTAATGGTTGGGCCAGGTATATTTGCACTTTTCTGTTTCTTAAGTGAAGTTTCTATGAACCTTAATTCTTGTTCCGACAAAACAGTTCATATCCTGGAACGGTTAGTTGAGTTTGCTGAGAATGACAAACAGAGAATCCTGGCTTTACATCAATTGGGATGTGTAAGACTCTTACGGAAAGAATATGATGAAGCACGTCTTCTTTTTGAAGGGGCCGTAAACGCAGGCCATATATATTCTGTGGCAGGTTTAGCTAGGCTTGACTTTATAAAGGGCGACAAGTTTTTATCTTATGAGCTGCTGAGCTCGGTCATTTCATCTGTTACTCCACTTGGATGGATGTATCAGGAAAGGTCATTATACTGTGACAGTGACAAAAGGTGGGATGACCTTGAGAAAGCAAGTAATTTGGATCCTACACTTGCATATCCTTACATGTACAGGGCTGCCTCTTTGATGAGTACGCAGAATGCTCAAGCTGCACTAGCAGAAATCAATAGGATTCTTGGGTTCAAACTTTCACTAGAATGCTTAGAAATACGATTTTTTACCCATCTGACTCTTGAGGACTACAAAGCAGCTCTATGTGATGTTCAAACAATTCTTACTTTACGTTCAGATTATAGAATGTTTGAGGGACGTGTTGCTGCATCCCAACTCTGCACACTTGTGCGTGAGCATGTTGAACGTTGGACAACTGCTGATTGTTGGGCTCGGTTATATGACTGTTGGTCTGCAGTTGATGATATTGGGTCTCTGTCTGTTATATACCAGATGCTTGAATCTGATGCGGCAAAAGGTATTCTGTACTTCAGACAGTCATTGCTTCTCCTCAG GTTGAACTGTCCTGAGGCTGCTATGCGGAGTTTACAGTTAGCTCAGCAACATGCATCAAGCGAGCATGAACGACTTGTATATGAGGGGTGGATCTTATATGATACAGGTCATTATGAGGAAGGACTCCAGAAAGCAGAGGAGTCTATTAGTATCAAAAGATCTTTTGAGGCATTTTTCCTGAAGGCCTATGCATTGGCTGACTCTAGCGTAGATCCATCATGCTCACCGATTGTTATCTCACTTCTGGAAGATGCCTTGAAGTGTCCTTCAGATAATCTGCGCAAAGGTCAG GCACTGAACAATCTTGGAAGTGTTTATGTTGACTGCGGTAAATTGGACTTGGCTGCTGATTGTTATATCAATGCCCTTAAAATTCGACACACCAGAGCTCATCACGGTCTTGCGCGTGTTCATTGCCTCAAAAATGACAAGGCTGCTGCTTATATGGAAATGACCGAACTAATCAAGAAAGCAAAAAACAATGCATCGGCTTATGAGAAGAGGTCTGAGTATTGTGATCGTGAACAAGCAAAGGCAGATTTGGAGATGGTCACTAGATTAGATCCTCTTCGGGTGTATCCTTATAGATATCGTGCTGCAG TATTGATGGACAACCACAAGGAAGAGGAAGCCATAGCCGAACTCTCGAGAGCAATTGCATTTAAAGCTGATTTGCACCTCTTGCATCTACGTGCAGCATTTCATGAACACAAAGAGGACGTGTTAGGTGCGCTAAGAGATTGTCGTGCTGCGCTCTCAGTGGATCCAAACCACCAAGAAATGTTGGAACTTCATAATCGAGTCAATAGACACGAGCCGTGA
- the LOC108347918 gene encoding VAN3-binding protein, which yields MEPKCTINCRRSEFVPTPLPESPRVPMEFLSRSWSASALEVSKALSHHHSSLSSSCMPNSNNTSIPEETVPNNTNTTAFLSEDFSTMSKNQFSFASSATSQLVLERIMSQSTREEVSPLTSGRLSHSSEPLNGGGSLTGTDSPPISPSDEFDDVVKFFRANNSIHPLFNGGRASATIGNGTACSGPKTVGRWLKDRREKKKEENRTHTAQLHATISVAAVAAAVAAIAAATAGSSAPSKDEKMAKTDMAVASAATLVAAQCVEAAEAMGAERDHLASVISSAVNVRSHDDITTLTAAAATALRGAATLKARALKEVWNIATVTPLERGIGGIGLCGKSINSNTSNTSTSDSGEVFNGEDFLGACSQELIAKGSELLKRTRKGDLHWKIVSVYIHRTGQVMLKMKSRHVAGTITKKKKNVVLDICMDLPAWPGRHLFDDGEKRRYFGLKTDQRGIVEFECRNQREYDIWTQGVSRLLSIVAQRQNRYGN from the exons ATGGAGCCAAAGTGCACCATAAACTGTCGCCGCTCGGAGTTCGTTCCGACCCCTCTGCCGGAGAGTCCTCGAGTGCCCATGGAGTTTCTGTCACGCTCATGGAGTGCCTCTGCTCTTGAGGTTTCCAAAGCTCTTTCACATCACCACTCCTCTCTCTCCTCTTCTTGCATGCCTAATTCAAACAACACTTCCATTCCGGAGGAAACTGTTCCCAACAACACCAACACCACCGCCTTTCTCTCTGAAGATTTCTCCACCATGTCTAAGAATCAGTTCTCTTTTGCTTCCTCTGCCACCTCTCAGCTTGTCCTTGAACGCATTATGTCACAATCCACAAGAGAG GAAGTGTCTCCGTTAACGTCGGGTAGGTTATCTCACAGCAGCGAGCCTTTGAATGGCGGTGGTTCCTTAACCGGAACAGATAGCCCTCCGATTTCACCTTCGGATGAGTTTGATGACGTTGTTAAG TTCTTTCGGGCAAATAATTCAATTCACCCTTTGTTCAATGGTGGACGAGCCAGTGCAACCATTGGCAACGGCACAGCATGCTCAGGACCAAAAACTGTTGGAAGATGGTTAAAGGAccgaagagagaagaagaaagaagaaaacagaaCCCATACTGCTCAGCTGCATGCCACTATTTCAGTGGCTGCAGTGGCTGCTGCCGTTGCAGCTATTGCGGCTGCAACAGCAGGCTCGTCTGCTCCCAGCAAGGATGAGAAGATGGCAAAGACTGACATGGCTGTTGCTTCTGCAGCTACATTAGTTGCTGCGCAGTGTGTAGAGGCTGCAGAAGCTATGGGGGCCGAGCGTGACCACCTTGCTTCTGTCATCAGCTCTGCTGTGAATGTCCGTTCCCATGATGATATTACTACTCTTACAGCTGCAGCTGCCACAG CTCTACGAGGAGCGGCAACCTTGAAAGCAAGAGCTTTGAAGGAGGTATGGAATATAGCCACAGTTACGCCACTGGAGCGAGGCATAGGGGGGATTGGACTATGTGGTAAAAGTATTAACAGCAATACTAGCAACACCAGCACCAGTGATAGCGGGGAAGTTTTCAATGGAGAAGATTTTCTAGGTGCCTGCAGCCAAGAGCTTATTGCTAAGGGCAGTGAATTACTCAAGCGCACCCGTAAAG GTGATCTTCACTGGAAAATAGTGTCTGTCTATATACATAGAACCGGCCAG GTAATGCTGAAAATGAAGAGCAGACATGTGGCAGGAACAAttaccaaaaagaaaaaga ATGTTGTGTTAGATATCTGCATGGATTTACCAGCATGGCCAGGGAGACATCTGTTTGATGATGGTGAAAAGAGACGCTACTTTGGATTGAAGACGGACCAAAGGGGGATTGTGGAGTTTGAGTGTCGAAATCAACGAGAATATGACATCTGGACACAAGGGGTTTCGAGACTACTCTCCATTGTAGCACAGAGGCAAAACAGATATGGAAATTAA